In a single window of the Streptomyces cinnabarinus genome:
- a CDS encoding PDR/VanB family oxidoreductase, translating into MAGLRTLVVVAGAALVVRRAMRRRIQDSPLWPMPALDEPISGRPRSRALRLLVTAHETVADGVVRLRLEGHDLPRWEPGAHLDLVLPSGLVRQYSLCGDPEDTSSYTVATRLVEDGRGGSREVHEQLREGLELEVRGPRNRFPLVAAPAYVFVAGGIGITPVLPMLRSLPEGTDWRLLYGGRTRASMPFLEEVEKLDAGRGRVRIVAADEDGLPDLDALFAAAPEGAAVYCCGPEGLMAAVEERAPRVHLERFTPSASTAGNEAFEVELRRSGRVLTVPADSTVLAAVRKELPDTLYSCEQGFCGTCQQRVLAGEVEHRDELLTDAERDGSMLICVSRARGERLVLDM; encoded by the coding sequence CTTGGTGGTCGTCGCGGGCGCCGCGCTGGTCGTCCGGCGCGCGATGCGCCGCCGGATCCAGGACTCGCCGCTGTGGCCGATGCCCGCCCTGGACGAGCCGATCTCCGGCCGGCCCCGGTCACGGGCGCTGCGGCTGCTGGTGACCGCGCACGAGACGGTCGCCGACGGGGTCGTACGGCTGCGGCTCGAAGGGCACGATCTGCCGCGCTGGGAGCCCGGCGCCCATCTGGACCTGGTGCTGCCGTCCGGTCTGGTCCGGCAGTACTCGCTGTGCGGGGACCCCGAGGACACCTCCTCGTACACCGTCGCCACCCGGCTGGTGGAGGACGGGCGGGGCGGTTCGCGCGAGGTGCACGAGCAGCTGCGGGAGGGGCTCGAACTGGAGGTGCGCGGGCCGCGCAACCGCTTCCCGCTCGTCGCGGCGCCCGCCTATGTCTTCGTCGCCGGGGGCATCGGGATCACGCCGGTCCTGCCGATGCTGCGGTCCCTGCCCGAGGGCACCGACTGGCGACTGCTGTACGGCGGGCGGACGCGGGCCTCGATGCCGTTCCTGGAGGAGGTCGAGAAGCTGGACGCCGGGCGGGGCCGGGTCCGGATCGTCGCCGCCGACGAAGACGGGCTGCCCGATCTGGACGCGCTGTTCGCGGCGGCCCCGGAGGGCGCGGCCGTCTACTGCTGCGGTCCCGAAGGGCTCATGGCGGCGGTGGAGGAGCGGGCCCCTCGGGTGCATCTGGAGCGGTTCACGCCCAGCGCCTCGACCGCCGGGAACGAGGCCTTCGAGGTGGAACTGCGGCGCAGCGGGCGGGTACTGACGGTCCCGGCGGACTCCACTGTGCTGGCGGCCGTACGCAAGGAGCTGCCGGACACGCTGTACTCCTGCGAGCAGGGGTTCTGCGGGACCTGCCAACAGCGGGTGCTGGCGGGAGAGGTGGAGCACCGGGACGAGCTGCTCACGGACGCGGAGCGTGACGGCTCGATGCTCATCTGTGTGTCCCGGGCACGGGGTGAGCGGCTGGTGCTGGACATGTGA
- a CDS encoding TetR/AcrR family transcriptional regulator produces the protein MTTGVRRRMGVEERRQQLIGVALELFSRRSPDEVSIDEIASAAGISRPLVYHYFPGKLSLYEAALKRASDDLASRFVEPHDGPLGARLLRVMRRYFDFVDEHGPGFSALMRGGPAVGSSTTNALIDSVRQAAYDQILSHLRVEEPPARLELVVRSWISLAESTALIWLDGRRIPRAELEVQLVQDFAALAAVSAAHDEELTALLRRLLKNEPADGPFTDLAARLITLASEDG, from the coding sequence ATGACTACCGGGGTACGCCGCAGAATGGGTGTCGAGGAGCGACGACAGCAGTTGATCGGCGTCGCCCTCGAACTCTTCAGCCGCCGCTCGCCGGACGAGGTCTCCATCGACGAGATAGCGTCCGCCGCGGGCATCTCGCGTCCGCTGGTGTACCACTACTTCCCCGGCAAACTCAGCCTGTACGAGGCCGCGTTGAAGCGGGCCTCGGACGATCTGGCGTCCCGGTTCGTGGAGCCGCACGACGGTCCGCTGGGGGCGCGGCTGCTGCGGGTGATGCGCCGCTACTTCGACTTCGTCGACGAGCACGGGCCCGGTTTCTCGGCGCTGATGCGCGGCGGCCCGGCGGTCGGCTCCTCGACCACGAACGCGCTCATCGACTCCGTACGGCAGGCGGCGTACGACCAGATCCTGTCGCATCTGCGGGTCGAGGAGCCGCCCGCGCGGCTGGAACTGGTCGTCCGCTCCTGGATCTCGCTCGCCGAGTCGACGGCGCTGATCTGGCTGGACGGCCGGCGCATCCCGCGGGCCGAGCTGGAGGTCCAGCTGGTGCAGGACTTCGCCGCGCTGGCCGCCGTCAGCGCCGCCCATGACGAGGAGCTGACGGCGCTGCTGCGCCGCCTGCTCAAGAACGAGCCGGCCGACGGCCCGTTCACCGACCTGGCGGCGCGGCTGATCACGCTGGCGTCCGAGGACGGGTGA
- a CDS encoding 5-carboxymethyl-2-hydroxymuconate Delta-isomerase, with protein MPQILVNRTGRDDVDWEGFASALNQLVVEKAAARIEACKTQVVRGEDVAVGTDVDDHGIVHVTIGLLAGRSDETKAALTEAVVDLLRKFVEPQDGYRTHVSAEVRDLDPSYSKAEF; from the coding sequence ATGCCACAGATTCTCGTCAACCGGACCGGGCGCGACGACGTCGACTGGGAAGGCTTCGCGAGCGCGCTGAACCAGCTGGTCGTCGAGAAGGCGGCCGCGCGGATCGAGGCGTGCAAGACGCAGGTCGTGCGCGGCGAGGACGTGGCGGTCGGTACGGACGTCGACGACCACGGCATCGTGCACGTCACGATCGGCCTGCTCGCCGGACGCAGCGACGAGACCAAGGCGGCGCTCACCGAGGCGGTGGTGGACCTGCTGCGCAAGTTCGTCGAGCCGCAGGACGGCTACCGGACGCATGTCTCCGCCGAGGTCCGCGACCTCGATCCGTCGTACAGCAAGGCCGAGTTCTAG
- a CDS encoding fused response regulator/phosphatase, with protein sequence MDGYDKRPGATTVLVVDDVAANRYAMGAVLRRAGHQVVPVASGGEALVELDARLHDGALPDVALVDVGLPDMSGFELCRRVRARPSIATLPVVHFSAAALGPHDRCRGLDAGGDAYLTVPAEPLEIQAVVRAAVRGARRRGDFELLAHRLTLLSETIVTVQAARCPRELADSAAMGAARLTGTDAVVFVLGPDGTLDTGTSRSRLALPDLSAHEEVARLIGRIAEGRTGVHSTVVPAPLWPAGFFRAGRQDDARLVLAFTQERRTPVCIATPARRTPPLGPVDDVSLLRLAQATAFAAGTLLMYQAERHIALTLQRSFLPEPRRLPELPGVDLVVRYVPASRDTEIGGDFYAAVRTPSGILTAVGDVAGHSLEAATVMVELRHALRAYGVADGDPRALAERLDRMLQHYHPEVTATVCLVLADPATGRARIANAGHIPPLIVRAEGRAEYVKVCGPLLGLGLDRPQPTELSLAPSDRLLMVTDGLIETRGVDLAVSLDQLRTAATEAPPGLAPLCDTLLRCFGHDREDDIAMLALRLG encoded by the coding sequence ATGGACGGATACGACAAGCGGCCGGGCGCGACCACCGTGCTGGTCGTGGACGACGTGGCGGCCAACCGGTACGCCATGGGCGCCGTGCTGCGGCGCGCGGGACACCAGGTGGTGCCCGTCGCCAGCGGCGGCGAGGCGCTCGTGGAACTCGACGCGCGGCTGCACGACGGCGCGCTGCCCGATGTGGCGCTGGTGGACGTCGGGCTGCCGGACATGAGCGGCTTCGAACTGTGCCGCCGGGTGCGGGCCCGGCCCTCCATCGCGACGCTGCCCGTCGTCCACTTCTCCGCCGCCGCCCTCGGCCCGCACGACCGGTGCCGGGGCCTGGACGCGGGCGGCGACGCCTATCTGACCGTGCCGGCCGAGCCGCTGGAGATCCAGGCCGTGGTCCGGGCGGCGGTGCGCGGGGCGCGTCGGCGCGGTGACTTCGAACTGCTCGCGCACCGGCTGACGCTGCTGTCCGAGACGATCGTCACCGTGCAGGCGGCCCGCTGCCCGCGCGAGCTGGCCGACTCCGCCGCCATGGGCGCGGCCCGGCTCACCGGGACCGACGCCGTCGTCTTCGTGCTCGGCCCCGACGGCACGCTGGACACGGGCACCTCCCGGAGCCGCCTCGCGCTGCCCGACCTCAGCGCCCATGAGGAGGTGGCCCGGCTGATCGGCCGGATCGCCGAGGGCCGTACCGGAGTGCACAGCACCGTGGTGCCCGCCCCGCTGTGGCCCGCCGGGTTCTTCCGGGCCGGCCGCCAGGACGACGCCCGGCTGGTGCTGGCGTTCACCCAGGAGCGGCGGACACCGGTGTGCATCGCCACGCCCGCGCGCCGCACTCCGCCGCTCGGGCCCGTGGACGACGTCTCCCTCCTGCGGCTCGCCCAGGCCACCGCCTTCGCCGCCGGAACCCTGCTGATGTACCAGGCGGAACGGCATATCGCGCTCACCCTCCAGCGCAGCTTCCTGCCCGAGCCGCGGCGCCTGCCCGAACTGCCCGGCGTCGATCTGGTCGTGCGGTACGTGCCCGCGTCCCGGGACACCGAGATCGGCGGCGACTTCTACGCCGCCGTGCGCACCCCGAGCGGCATCCTCACCGCGGTCGGGGACGTCGCCGGGCACTCGCTGGAGGCGGCCACCGTGATGGTCGAGCTCCGGCACGCGCTGCGCGCCTACGGCGTGGCCGACGGCGACCCCAGGGCGCTCGCCGAGCGTCTGGACCGGATGCTCCAGCACTACCACCCCGAGGTCACGGCCACCGTCTGCCTGGTGCTCGCGGATCCCGCCACCGGGCGGGCCCGGATCGCCAACGCCGGTCACATCCCGCCGCTGATCGTGCGCGCGGAGGGGCGGGCGGAGTACGTGAAGGTGTGCGGCCCGCTCCTCGGCCTCGGCCTGGACCGCCCCCAGCCCACCGAGCTGAGCCTGGCCCCCAGCGACCGCCTCCTCATGGTCACGGACGGTCTCATCGAGACCCGCGGCGTCGATCTCGCCGTATCCCTGGACCAGCTCCGCACGGCCGCCACCGAGGCGCCACCGGGCCTCGCCCCCCTCTGCGACACCCTCCTGCGCTGCTTCGGCCATGACCGTGAGGACGACATCGCCATGCTGGCGCTGCGGTTAGGGTGA
- the pulA gene encoding pullulanase-type alpha-1,6-glucosidase: protein MIPRWPAPPRRRTAQAGRVAAVTVTALAAALVQPLAARADTPPAPPSDARLAAEPARHDVTREQFYFVLPDRFANGDTGNDKGGLTGSRLSTGYDPTDKGFYQGGDLKGLTKKLDYIKGLGTTSIWMAPIFKNQPVQGTGANASAGYHGYWITDFTQVDPHFGTNKDLETLIAKAHAKGMKVYFDVITNHTADVVDYEEKSYDYLAKGAFPYLTKDGEPFDDADYADGERDFPAVDTDSFARTPKVSKNNKVPSWLNDPTMYHNRGDSTFAGESALHGDFSGLDDLWTERPEVVSGMEKIYQRWVRDFDIDGFRIDTVKHVNMEFWTQWATALDSYAAKQGRDDFFMFGEVYSADPDITSPYVTQGRLDATLDFPFQEAARQYASQGGSAQRLASVFGADYKYTTGKANAYEQVTFLGNHDMGRIGYFLNQDDKDATDAELLKKAKLANELMFLNRGNPVVYYGDEQGFTGSGGDKDARQTLFASKTADYLDDDQIGTDRTHAENAYDTSAPLYQQISALAKLRKAHPALTDGVQTERYAADGAGIYAVSRTDAKTGTEYVVAFNNASEAKTATFATGSANLAFRGLYGTDATAASDADKKLTVTVPAGSAVVLKATGRLGAPAAKPALTLKAPAAGATGTVEIAADVDGGQLNRVVFAAQTGNGKWRTLGSADHAPYKVTQVIGEDVPAGTALRYKAVVIDSAGRTASATAASTTGTPPAEEIPTASSRDYAIVHYKRADGDYTDWGLYAWGDLAEGESTNWPDSHPFIGRDAYGAFAYVKLKPGASSIGYLVIDKDGNKDVSADRTIDVTKHGEIWIEQGKEAVQTERPEYPAQDKSKAVLHYHRADGNYDGWGLHTWTGAANPTEWSNPLKPVKTDAYGAVFEVPLTDGATSLSYILHKGDEKDLPADQSLDLKANGHEVWLVSGQEKYLLPQPAGSAAALDLTTSKAVWIDRNTVAWNGSEAAASTQLLYSGTGSIAVKDGALTGDDQQWLRLSKSTLTDAQKAKFPHLKAYTAWTVDPRDRDRVREALRGQVVASQRAANGAVLTATGVQIAGVLDDLYDATGADLGPTFSKGRPTLSVWAPTAQSVKLEIGDSTVAMKRDSATGVWSVTGPATWKNKPYRYVVKVWAPSVRQIVTNKVTDPYSLALTADSQRSLAVDLGDKSLAPAGWSTYTKPRAVPLKDAQIQELHVRDFSVEDSTASDRGTYRAFTDKLSDGSKHLRKLAEAGTSYVHLLPAFDIATIPEKKTDQQTADCDLASYPADSEEQQACVAKIAAKDAYNWGYDPYHYTVPEGSYSTDPDGTTRNVEFRQMVKALNEDGLRVVMDVVYNHTASSGQAATSVLDRIVPGYYQRLLADGSVANSTCCANTATENAMMGKLVVDSIVTWAKEYKVDGFRFDLMGHHPKENILAVREALDALTLAKDGVDGKKIILYGEGWNFGEIADDARFVQATQKNMAGTGVATFSDRARDAVRGGGPFDEDPGVQGFASGLYNEPNSSKNNGTTAEQKARLLHYQDLIKVGLSGNLAGYRFTDTSGKEVKGAEVDYNGQPAGYADAPGDALAYADAHDNESLFDALAFKLPATTSADDRARMQVLAMATATLSQGPALSQAGTDLLRSKSLDRNSYDSGDWFNAIHWNCADGNGMGRGLPMAADNQSKWSYAKPLLAAVKVGCEQIDGASAAYRDLLRIRSTESVFSLGTADQVQSKLGFPLSGTEETPGVITMTLGDLVVVFNATPDAQQQRIAELAGKSYALHRTQASGADSIVKGSSYEKESGTFAVPGRTVAVFAQIG, encoded by the coding sequence GTGATACCTAGATGGCCGGCGCCGCCCAGGCGCCGCACCGCGCAGGCCGGACGGGTCGCCGCGGTCACCGTGACCGCGCTGGCCGCGGCACTCGTCCAGCCGCTGGCGGCCCGAGCCGATACCCCGCCCGCGCCCCCGTCGGACGCGAGGCTCGCGGCCGAGCCCGCCCGGCACGACGTCACCCGCGAGCAGTTCTACTTCGTGCTCCCGGACCGCTTCGCCAACGGCGACACCGGCAACGACAAGGGCGGACTGACCGGTTCGCGCCTCTCGACCGGGTACGACCCCACCGACAAGGGCTTCTACCAGGGCGGCGACCTCAAGGGCCTGACCAAGAAGCTCGACTACATCAAGGGCCTCGGCACCACCTCCATCTGGATGGCGCCGATCTTCAAGAACCAGCCCGTGCAGGGCACCGGCGCCAACGCCTCGGCCGGCTACCACGGGTACTGGATCACCGACTTCACCCAGGTCGACCCGCACTTCGGGACCAACAAGGACCTGGAGACCCTCATCGCCAAGGCGCACGCCAAGGGCATGAAGGTCTACTTCGACGTCATCACCAACCACACCGCCGACGTCGTCGACTACGAGGAGAAGTCCTACGACTACCTCGCCAAGGGCGCCTTCCCGTACCTGACGAAGGACGGCGAGCCCTTCGACGACGCCGACTATGCCGACGGCGAGCGGGACTTCCCGGCCGTCGACACCGACTCCTTCGCCCGCACGCCGAAGGTGTCCAAGAACAACAAGGTCCCGTCGTGGCTCAACGACCCGACGATGTACCACAACCGGGGCGATTCCACCTTCGCCGGCGAGAGCGCCCTGCACGGTGACTTCTCCGGCCTCGACGACCTGTGGACCGAGCGTCCCGAGGTGGTCAGCGGGATGGAGAAGATCTACCAGCGGTGGGTCAGGGACTTCGACATCGACGGCTTCCGCATCGACACCGTGAAGCACGTCAACATGGAGTTCTGGACCCAGTGGGCCACCGCCCTCGACTCCTACGCGGCCAAGCAGGGCCGCGACGACTTCTTCATGTTCGGCGAGGTGTACTCCGCCGACCCGGACATCACCTCCCCGTACGTCACCCAGGGCCGCCTGGACGCCACGCTCGACTTCCCCTTCCAGGAGGCGGCCCGGCAGTACGCCTCCCAGGGCGGCAGCGCGCAGCGGCTCGCGTCCGTCTTCGGCGCCGACTACAAGTACACGACCGGCAAGGCCAACGCGTACGAGCAGGTCACCTTCCTCGGCAACCACGACATGGGCCGCATCGGGTACTTCCTGAACCAGGACGACAAGGACGCGACCGACGCCGAGCTGCTGAAGAAGGCGAAGCTCGCCAACGAGCTGATGTTCCTCAACCGCGGCAACCCGGTCGTCTACTACGGCGACGAGCAGGGCTTCACCGGCTCCGGCGGCGACAAGGACGCCCGCCAGACCCTGTTCGCCTCCAAGACCGCCGACTACCTGGACGACGACCAGATCGGCACCGACCGCACCCACGCCGAGAACGCCTACGACACGAGCGCACCGCTCTACCAGCAGATCAGTGCTCTCGCCAAGCTCCGCAAGGCCCACCCGGCCCTGACCGACGGCGTCCAGACCGAGCGCTACGCGGCCGACGGCGCCGGCATCTACGCCGTCTCCCGCACCGACGCGAAGACGGGCACCGAGTACGTCGTCGCCTTCAACAACGCGAGCGAGGCGAAGACGGCGACCTTCGCGACCGGCTCGGCGAACCTGGCCTTCCGGGGCCTCTACGGCACCGACGCCACCGCGGCCTCCGACGCCGACAAGAAGCTCACCGTCACCGTCCCCGCCGGATCCGCCGTGGTCCTCAAGGCCACCGGGCGCCTCGGCGCCCCCGCCGCCAAGCCGGCCCTCACCCTCAAGGCCCCGGCCGCCGGAGCCACCGGCACCGTGGAGATCGCCGCCGACGTCGACGGCGGACAGCTCAACCGCGTCGTCTTCGCCGCCCAGACCGGCAACGGCAAGTGGCGGACGCTCGGCTCCGCCGACCACGCCCCGTACAAGGTCACCCAGGTCATCGGCGAGGACGTACCCGCCGGCACCGCCCTGCGCTACAAGGCCGTCGTGATCGACTCGGCCGGCCGCACCGCGAGCGCGACCGCCGCCTCCACCACCGGCACCCCGCCCGCCGAGGAGATCCCCACCGCCTCCTCCCGGGACTACGCGATCGTCCACTACAAGCGCGCGGACGGCGACTACACCGACTGGGGCCTGTACGCCTGGGGCGACCTCGCCGAGGGCGAGTCCACCAACTGGCCCGACAGCCACCCCTTCATCGGCCGGGACGCCTACGGCGCCTTCGCCTACGTCAAGCTGAAGCCCGGCGCCTCCAGCATCGGGTACCTGGTCATCGACAAGGACGGCAACAAGGACGTCTCCGCCGACCGCACCATCGATGTCACCAAGCACGGCGAGATCTGGATCGAGCAGGGCAAGGAGGCCGTACAGACCGAGCGGCCCGAGTACCCGGCCCAGGACAAGTCCAAGGCCGTCCTGCACTACCACCGCGCGGACGGCAACTACGACGGCTGGGGCCTGCACACCTGGACGGGTGCCGCGAACCCCACCGAGTGGTCGAACCCGCTGAAGCCGGTGAAGACTGATGCCTATGGCGCGGTTTTCGAGGTACCGCTCACCGACGGGGCCACCAGCCTCAGCTACATCCTGCACAAGGGCGACGAGAAGGACCTGCCCGCCGACCAGTCGCTGGACCTCAAGGCCAACGGCCACGAGGTGTGGCTGGTGAGCGGCCAGGAGAAGTACCTGCTGCCGCAGCCCGCGGGCAGCGCGGCCGCGCTCGACCTGACCACCTCCAAGGCGGTCTGGATCGACCGGAACACCGTCGCCTGGAACGGCTCCGAGGCCGCCGCCTCCACCCAGCTGCTCTACTCCGGCACCGGCTCCATCGCGGTGAAGGACGGCGCCCTGACCGGCGACGACCAGCAGTGGCTGCGCCTGTCGAAGAGCACGCTCACCGACGCCCAGAAGGCGAAGTTCCCGCACCTGAAGGCGTACACCGCCTGGACCGTCGACCCCCGTGACCGGGACCGGGTCCGCGAGGCCCTGCGCGGTCAGGTCGTCGCCTCCCAGCGCGCGGCCAACGGCGCCGTCCTCACCGCGACCGGCGTGCAGATCGCGGGCGTCCTGGACGACCTGTACGACGCCACCGGCGCCGACCTCGGCCCGACGTTCAGCAAGGGGCGGCCCACGCTGTCCGTCTGGGCGCCCACCGCGCAGTCGGTCAAGCTGGAGATCGGTGACTCCACCGTCGCCATGAAGCGCGACTCCGCCACCGGCGTCTGGTCCGTCACCGGCCCGGCGACCTGGAAGAACAAGCCCTACCGGTACGTCGTGAAGGTGTGGGCGCCCAGCGTCCGCCAGATCGTCACCAACAAGGTCACCGACCCCTACTCGCTCGCCCTGACCGCCGACTCCCAGCGCAGCCTGGCCGTCGACCTCGGCGACAAGTCGCTGGCCCCGGCGGGCTGGTCGACGTACACCAAGCCCAGGGCGGTGCCGCTGAAGGACGCGCAGATCCAGGAACTGCACGTGCGGGACTTCTCGGTCGAGGACTCCACGGCCTCCGACCGGGGCACCTACCGGGCCTTCACCGACAAGCTCAGCGACGGCTCCAAGCACCTGCGCAAGCTGGCCGAGGCGGGCACGTCGTACGTCCATCTGCTGCCCGCGTTCGACATCGCGACCATCCCCGAGAAGAAGACGGACCAGCAGACCGCCGACTGCGACCTGGCCTCCTACCCGGCCGACTCCGAGGAGCAGCAGGCGTGCGTGGCGAAGATCGCCGCGAAGGACGCCTACAACTGGGGCTACGACCCGTACCACTACACGGTCCCCGAGGGCTCCTACTCGACCGACCCGGACGGCACCACCCGCAACGTCGAGTTCCGTCAGATGGTCAAGGCGCTGAACGAGGACGGCCTCAGGGTCGTCATGGACGTGGTCTACAACCACACCGCGTCGAGCGGACAGGCCGCGACCAGCGTCCTGGACCGGATCGTGCCCGGCTACTACCAGCGGCTCCTCGCCGACGGCTCGGTCGCCAACAGCACCTGCTGCGCCAACACGGCCACCGAGAACGCCATGATGGGCAAGCTCGTCGTGGACTCGATCGTCACCTGGGCCAAGGAGTACAAGGTCGACGGCTTCCGCTTCGACCTCATGGGCCACCACCCGAAGGAGAACATCCTCGCGGTCCGCGAGGCCCTCGACGCCCTGACCCTGGCGAAAGACGGCGTCGACGGCAAGAAGATCATCCTGTACGGCGAGGGCTGGAACTTCGGTGAGATCGCCGACGACGCCCGCTTCGTCCAGGCCACCCAGAAGAACATGGCCGGCACCGGCGTCGCCACCTTCTCCGACCGCGCCCGTGACGCGGTGCGCGGCGGCGGCCCCTTCGACGAGGACCCGGGCGTCCAGGGCTTCGCCTCCGGTCTCTACAACGAGCCCAACTCCTCGAAGAACAACGGCACCACGGCCGAGCAGAAGGCCCGGTTGCTGCACTACCAGGACCTGATCAAGGTGGGTCTGTCCGGCAACCTCGCGGGCTACCGGTTCACCGACACCAGCGGCAAGGAGGTCAAGGGCGCCGAGGTCGACTACAACGGCCAGCCCGCCGGTTACGCGGACGCACCGGGCGACGCGCTCGCCTACGCCGACGCGCACGACAACGAGTCCCTGTTCGACGCCCTCGCGTTCAAGCTGCCCGCGACGACGAGCGCCGACGACCGGGCCCGGATGCAGGTCCTCGCCATGGCGACCGCCACCCTCTCGCAGGGCCCGGCGCTCTCTCAGGCGGGCACCGACCTGCTGCGCTCCAAGTCCCTGGACCGCAACTCCTACGACAGCGGCGACTGGTTCAACGCCATCCACTGGAACTGCGCCGACGGCAACGGCATGGGCCGCGGGCTGCCGATGGCCGCCGACAACCAGTCCAAGTGGTCCTACGCCAAGCCGCTGCTCGCCGCGGTGAAGGTGGGCTGCGAGCAGATCGACGGGGCCTCGGCCGCGTACCGGGACCTGTTGCGGATCCGCTCGACGGAGAGCGTGTTCTCGCTCGGCACCGCCGACCAGGTCCAGTCGAAGCTCGGCTTCCCGCTGTCCGGCACGGAGGAGACGCCCGGCGTGATCACCATGACGCTCGGCGACCTCGTGGTCGTGTTCAACGCGACCCCGGACGCGCAGCAGCAGCGGATCGCCGAACTGGCCGGAAAGAGCTACGCGTTGCACCGGACGCAGGCATCGGGCGCGGATTCTATCGTCAAGGGTTCGTCGTACGAGAAGGAATCCGGCACCTTCGCCGTTCCGGGGCGCACTGTGGCGGTGTTCGCCCAAATCGGCTGA
- a CDS encoding alpha-amylase codes for MIRRWSVAATALTATAAGVLTPTAAYASPPGTKDVTAVMFEWNFASVAKECTNTLGPAGYGYVQVSPPAEHIQGAQWWTSYQPVSYKIAGRLGDRTAFQNMVNTCHSAGVKVVVDTVINHMSAGSGTGTGGSSYTKYNYPGLYSSYDFDNCTAQITNYADRANVQNCELVGLADLDTGESYVRGAIAGYMNDLLSLGVDGFRIDAAKHIPAADLADIKSRLTNTSVYWKQEAIYGSGEAVQPTEYTGNGDVQEFRYAYDLKRVFNNENLAYLKNYGEGWGYMSSSVSGVFVDNHDTERNGSTLNYKDGANYTLANVFMLAYPYGAPDINSAYEWSDIDAGPPNGGTVNACWQDGWKCQHKWPEIMRMVAFRNATRGESVTNWWDNGADAIAFGRGAKGYVAINHESGSLTRTYQTSLPAGTYCNVQNNTAVTVNSSGQFSATLGSNTALAIYAGKSSC; via the coding sequence GTGATACGCAGATGGTCCGTCGCCGCGACGGCGCTCACCGCCACGGCGGCCGGCGTGCTGACCCCCACCGCCGCCTACGCCTCCCCGCCCGGCACCAAGGACGTCACCGCGGTGATGTTCGAGTGGAACTTCGCCTCCGTCGCCAAGGAGTGCACCAACACCCTCGGCCCCGCCGGCTACGGCTACGTCCAGGTCTCGCCGCCCGCCGAGCACATCCAGGGCGCGCAGTGGTGGACGTCGTACCAGCCCGTCAGCTACAAGATCGCCGGGCGCCTCGGCGACCGTACCGCCTTCCAGAACATGGTCAACACCTGCCACTCGGCCGGGGTGAAGGTCGTCGTCGACACCGTCATCAACCACATGTCCGCGGGCAGTGGCACCGGCACCGGCGGATCGTCGTACACCAAGTACAACTACCCAGGCCTGTACTCCTCCTACGACTTCGACAACTGCACCGCGCAGATCACCAACTACGCGGACCGCGCGAACGTCCAGAACTGCGAGCTGGTCGGCCTCGCCGACCTCGACACCGGGGAGTCCTACGTCCGCGGCGCCATCGCCGGGTACATGAACGACCTGCTCTCGCTCGGCGTCGACGGCTTCCGCATCGACGCGGCCAAGCACATCCCCGCCGCCGACCTCGCCGACATCAAGTCGCGCCTCACCAACACCTCCGTGTACTGGAAGCAGGAGGCCATCTACGGCAGCGGCGAGGCCGTCCAGCCCACCGAGTACACCGGCAACGGCGACGTCCAGGAGTTCCGCTACGCCTACGACCTCAAGCGCGTCTTCAACAACGAGAACCTCGCCTACCTGAAGAACTACGGCGAGGGCTGGGGCTATATGAGCAGCTCCGTCTCCGGTGTCTTCGTCGACAACCACGACACCGAGCGCAACGGCTCCACGCTCAACTACAAGGACGGGGCGAACTACACCCTCGCCAACGTCTTCATGCTCGCCTACCCCTACGGCGCCCCGGACATCAACTCCGCCTACGAGTGGTCCGACATCGACGCGGGCCCGCCCAACGGCGGCACCGTCAACGCCTGCTGGCAGGACGGCTGGAAGTGCCAGCACAAGTGGCCCGAGATCATGCGCATGGTCGCCTTCCGCAACGCCACCCGCGGTGAGTCGGTGACCAACTGGTGGGACAACGGCGCCGACGCCATCGCCTTCGGCCGGGGTGCCAAGGGCTACGTCGCCATCAACCACGAGTCGGGCAGTCTCACCCGCACCTACCAGACCTCCCTGCCCGCGGGGACGTACTGCAACGTGCAGAACAACACCGCCGTGACCGTGAACTCCAGCGGTCAGTTCTCGGCCACACTCGGCTCCAACACCGCGCTGGCGATCTACGCGGGCAAGTCCAGCTGCTGA